The genomic interval CTGGTGTTGCCTATCTCACACGCGCACAACGCGCGAGCCTTGGCGTGGTCATCAGTGCCAGCCACAACCCGTTTGCAGACAACGGCATCAAGTTCTTCAGTGCGCAAGGCAACAAGCTCAGTGACGCATGGGAGCTGGCTGTCGAAGCCGCATTGGACGAAGCGCCTGTGTGGGCTGACTCCGCAAACTTAGGAAAAACCAAACGTTTGGACGATGCCGCTGGTCGTTACATCGAGTTTTGTAAGAGCACTTTTTCGAACGACCTCACGCTCAAAGGTTTGAAAATTGTGGTGGATGCGGCGCATGGTGCGGCGTATCACATTGCCCCCAAAGTCTTCCACGAGTTAGGTGCAGAGGTGATTGCCATTGGTTGCAGCCCTGACGGGTTGAACATCAACCACGAGGTAGGTGCCACGCACCCTGAGGCGTTGGTGCAGGCGGTCAAAGCCAACCATGCTGACTTTGGCGTTGCGCTTGATGGCGATGCGGACCGCTTGCAAATGGTCGATGCCCAAGGCCGCTTGTACAACGGCGACGAACTGTTGTACTTAATGGCCGATGACCGCTTGGCGAATGACGAAGTGCTGCCTGGTGTGGTGGGCACCCTGATGACCAACATGGCCGTTGAAGTCGCCTTGAAAAAACGTGGTGTGCAGTTTGTGCGCGCCAAGGTGGGTGACCGCTATGTTCTGGAAGAACTGGCCAAACACCAATGGATTTTGGGGGGCGAAGGCTCAGGCCATTTGTTGGCTTTGGACAAGCACACCACAGGCGATGGTTTGGTGAGTGCGTTACAGATTTTGCAAACCTGCGTGCGCAGTGGCCGTGCGATGGCGGATTTGCTCAAGGATGTGACGCTGTTCCCGCAAACCCTGATCAATGTGCGTTTGCGCCCCGGCCAAGACTGGCAATCGAATGCCCGCATGAAAGAAGAAGTGCAAAAGGCCGAGGCCGAGTTGGGCGATACAGGCCGCGTGCTGATTCGTGCCAGTGGCACCGAGCCCTTGGTGCGTGTCATGGTCGAGGCGCGTGATGAAGCGCAAGCCCATGCTTGCGCCAAGCGCATCGCCGATACCTTGTCAGCTTAAGGCGTAGGCAAGATATCGAGCACCAGCTCTGGCGGACGACACAGGCGTGTGCCTTTTGGGGTGATGATGACGGGGCGGTTCATCAAAATGGGATGCGCCAGCATGGCATCCACCAGCGCGTCTTCGCTGAGGCGGGGGTTCTCCAAACCCAGTTCGCTATAAACAACTTCTTTGCTGCGCACCAATGCCCGTGCAGAGCCGCCCGTGGCTTGGATGATGGCTTGCAACTCTGGGCGCGTGGGCGGTGTTTTCAAATACAAAACGACCTCGGGCTCATGTCCATGTGCGCGAATCAGTGCCAACGCGTTGCGTGAGTTACTGCATTTTGGGTTGTGGTAAATCTTGATGCTGTGCATAGGTTTCTTCATGCAATGTCTGGCGTGTGTGTCTTTGGCTGACGATAGGCGGCACGCCACAACACGGGTAATAAAACAGCGACAGTGACATACAACGCCAAGCTGCCTGTTTGCCAAAACGCAATGGGTGACTGCGGTGCCAGCCATGGCAAACCCGACAAATCAATGTCCGCACCATAGGCCACCTCATAGCCACCAGCCAAGCCTAAGCCCCACAGCAAAACGGTGTAGGTGATGAGCGGCAGCACGGTGATGCCATAGCAACGCAGCGTGAACACGGTAAAGACTTGAACTGCATCGGCCACGTGGTAAATCATGAGCCACAACAGCAAAGTAGCGGCAAGCGTCGCGACCTCAGGCGATTGTGTGTAAAGGCTGGCAATGGCCTCACGCTGCCAACCGATCAGGGCAGCCAAGCCTAGGCCGAGCAACAAAATCAAACCGAGGCCTGCGCGCAAAGCGTGTCGCGCGCGATGTATCTGTCCTGCGCCAATCCAATAGCTCACACGTGAGCTGCTGGCAATGGAGAGCGAGAGGGGAACCATGTAAAGCACAGCGGTCATGTTTGACACAATTTGATGGCTCGCTGTGGCCACCACGCCCAAGCGTGCAATGAACAAAGACATCAGGGTGAACGATGTGACTTCTACGCCAATTGCCAGTCCACTGGGCAAGCCCAGTCGCACAAAGCGAAGCAGGGTGGTTGCGTGGGGGCTTTCCATGGGTGCCCAGATGCGGTAGGGCTTGTAGAAGTCTTGGGTGCGCAGCAACCACAAGGCCAGGCCCAGCATCATCAGCATCACAGCCAAGGTAGCCCATGCGCATCCGGCTAAACCCAGCGGAGGCAAAACACCCGGAATGCCCAAAACCAGGGCAATCGACAAAGGCACTTTCACGGCCAAGGCCCCCACCTGCACCCACGTGACCAATTTGGGCTTGCCCAAGCTTTGATTCAAGGTGCTGTACATGCGAAATAGCAAGGAGGCGGGTAGTCCAAAGGCCACGATGTTGAGGTAGCCGCGGACCTCTTCTTGCAAATCAGATGGCACTTGCGTCCAGTTGAGCAAAGGCCCCGGGCAAAACAAAGCCCACATGCCAATCGCCGCAGTGAAGGCACACAGGTACAGCGCCTGCCGTACGGATCGACCGACTTCTGCATGCCGTTGTGCACCATGTAATTCAGCCCACACGGGTAACAAGGCTTGCAGCATGCCCATGAGGGAAATATGAACGGTCACGTAAGTCGCGGCGGCCACCGCAAGCGCTGCCAACGCGGTGTCTGCGAAATGGCCGGCCACCAAGGTGTCTGTGATGCTGAAGGCCATGACAGCCAGCTGACCGACCATCACAGTGCCAGCGTGCCGCATGATGGTGGCTCGTTCGGTGCTCATCGCGCCATCACGGTTGACGGCGGTGATACAGCGTCACATCTTCGTTGTTGTCAGAGGGGCGACGAATGGTCCGCACGCGGGTCCATTCATTCAGGCGAACCACATTGCCTAAATCAGGGCGCAAGTCGTTGTCGACCAACAGCCATGGGCAAGTGCTTTGTTGTGCGATGGACGTGATTTCAGCGGGCTTCACGTCAAAGCCACCGTGGTAATGAAAAGCGGTCATCTGACCCACATCCAGTCCGTAGCTCAGCAAGCAAACGTCTCGTGCTTCACGCGCTTCTTGTTTGGCCATCACCCCTTGAATCTGTTGAACCCAGGGTTTGTAGCTGCGCGCATAGTCCAGCAGTGGCAGCCACAACGTCAGTAGCAGCAGCCAGCACAGTGCAGCGCCCCCCGCGGGCAGCACCAAGCTCTTCCATAGGGCATGGCGGTGTTTGGCTGTGCGCCACATGACCAGCCAAACCCACACGGCCGTCGCTGCGAGAGCCACGATGAAAGCGATCCACCCAAAGCTGGGCTCAAAGCCTGGAAACAACCGTGCGACGTTGGCTGCGGGCTGTGCGGGCCATCCCGTTTGCATGGCAATCCAGATGACCCAAATGATGAAGGCACAGCCAGAGAAAAACAGCAGGGTGAACCAGTCAATCAATGCCGCGACGCTGCGACGCAGCGTTGGCAAAGCAAACGCGGCCAGGGTTGCAAATGCAGGCAGAGCCAGCAGCAAAGTTTGGTCTGATGATTGGGTCAGCATGGCCGTGCTCACCGTCAGCGCTATGAACCACATGGGAAGCACCAAGTGGCGGCTCCAATGCAAGCTTGTCCATTGACGACGCCAGCGCCAGACGGTCCAAATGGCCAAAGGCCACGCTGGCCACGTGAACCAAGCAAGCAGCCGCAGCAGATTGCGCCAAGCTTGCCAATCGTTGTGCAGGGGCAGCAGGCGCCAATGCCAGACCTCCAGTGCGGTGGCTACGCCTGCCACGCACAAGCCCATGGCCAACAGCCAAAGTGCGTGCTGGCGACCGGTTTGCGGTGATGTGCTTTCGCGATCCAATACACATAGGAAACCACTGCCGATGGCCATCAGCACTGCAAGGCTGGGAGCGCCGCTTAAACACAAACCCAGCAACCCGATACTGAGGGCGCTTAAGCTGTAACGTGGGTGGTAAGGCAACGCCGCCACACCGTAAAACGCACAACTGACAAATGCCAGCTGCGTCAAGATGGGACTGGCTTCGTGAGAAAGAAGTGTCAAGCCTAGGCAGGCGATCAGTGCGAGTACAGCACCGTCTGCAATGGTGCGCGCATAGTCTTTGGGTTTGGCTTCGCCGCCAAAGGCAAAGGGCACGGGCTGGGCTTGTGGGCTCAAGGCCAAGTAATACACGCCATGCCAGGTACTGGTCAACGTCAGTCCCAGAAGCAATGCAAAAGGAATGCGCGCTGCAAATCCTGCCGACAGCCAGCTGGGTGCCATTTGGATGGCCCAAGCGCCCAACCAATAGGGAAGCAAGGCATCCAGCTCGGGTGTTTGCCCCCAGACGCTGGGGTTGAACCAGTCGCTGGCACCTTCAGCCAGTGCGAGCATGTGACCAAAGGCTGTGAACTCATTGCCTTTCCAAGGTTCGCGGCCAAACAAGCCGGGCAGCACATAGGCGGCGCAGAACAGCCATAGGGCAATGCGCGGCAGGCGTCGCACGGCACTCTGAGGAACGATGGCGGGGGTAGGTTGAGTCACAGCTTTGAAATAAAAAAGGCAGCGCGGAGAGCCGGGCTGCCTTTTGAGAAGTAAGCGTGTTGCTTACTTGGCGGCAGTTTTGCCGTACTTGTTGCGGAAGCGCTCGACGCGGCCGCCCATGTTGTCCACAGATTTTTGTGTGCCTGTGTAGAAGGGGTGTGACTCGCTGGTGGTATCCAGCTTGTACAACGGCAGTTCGCGGCCGTCTTCCATCTTGATCATTTCTTTTGTGCTGGCGCATGAGCGCGTCACAAATTTGAAACCGTTAGACATATCCATGAAACAGATTTCACGGTAGTTAGGGTGAATGCCTTCTTTCATCGCTTTTCCTTGAGCAGCTGCGGTAGCCACGCCGACCTATTTCGACACACTTTCCGCAAAACGCGTCATTATGCCACGAAAGAAAGGTCTTTTACCGCAAAACACCCAAGGCAAATGGCAAGCTCAGCATGCCTAACACGGTCGACAAGGTCACCAAACCAGCCACAAAAGCCCCGTTGTAGCCCATGCGGGCTGCCAGCACATAGCAGCTCGACGCGGTGGGCAGTGCCGAGAAGGCCAGTAGAACGCTGGTTTGGGTCTTGTCTAGCTCAAACATGGCTGCCAGCCAACAAGCCAGCAGAGGGGTGAGTAAATGGCGCACGGTCAAAAGGGAGATGGCCAAACTTTTGGCTTTCATCAAGTGGCCAAATTGCATGCCTGCACCCGCAGCCATCAAACCCAAAGCCAGGGACGCAGCGCCAATGCGTTGCAGTGTGGGCTCCGTCCAGCTTGGGATGTGCAGACCCACAATATTGGCCAGCAGTCCCAACCCGGTCGCCAAAATCAAGGGGTTGCGAATCAGTTCGCGCCCAAAGCTGCGTTGGGCGTGGCGCGCCATGGGCCACACGGCTGCCACGTTGAACAACGGCACGCAAACGCCAATCAGCACCGCAATCAACAACAAGGCTTGCGGGCCTGCAATGCGTTCTGCCAAAGCCAATGCGATGAAGGAGTTGAAACGAAAAGCGACTTGCGCACTGGCCGCGTGCAAGCGTGTGTCAATGTGCTTGCGCAAAAACGGCAGTTTCGGGATGGCATATGACAGGCCAATGCTGCTGAGCCCCAGCACCAAGCCCGCCATGATGAGATGGGAGGCCGCTTGCAAATCCAAGGGCGTGCGCACGATGGAGTGAAACAGCAAGACGGGGAACAAAAAGAAATAAACCAAGCTCTCGACTTGCTCCCACACGGTGCGATTGAGTGCCGTGTATTTGCATACTAAATAGCCACAGAGGATGAGCGAAAAGTCAGGAAAGAGGAGTTGAGCGTAATTCACGCGACAGAGAATAACCGTACTTGAATTCTTGAGTCTTCTTAAAGCGTTTAGGATTGAACGACAGGTCTTTTGATTGAATCGTGATTAGGAGAAATATCCATGCACCGTCGTCATTGTTTTGCGCTGTCTCTTTTTGCCATAGCTGGTTCAGCCTTTGCGCAAGGTTTTCCAAATAAGGCAATTCAATTGCAAGTGCCC from Limnohabitans curvus carries:
- the arsC gene encoding arsenate reductase (glutaredoxin) (This arsenate reductase requires both glutathione and glutaredoxin to convert arsenate to arsenite, after which the efflux transporter formed by ArsA and ArsB can extrude the arsenite from the cell, providing resistance.), with amino-acid sequence MKKPMHSIKIYHNPKCSNSRNALALIRAHGHEPEVVLYLKTPPTRPELQAIIQATGGSARALVRSKEVVYSELGLENPRLSEDALVDAMLAHPILMNRPVIITPKGTRLCRPPELVLDILPTP
- a CDS encoding MATE family efflux transporter, which encodes MSTERATIMRHAGTVMVGQLAVMAFSITDTLVAGHFADTALAALAVAAATYVTVHISLMGMLQALLPVWAELHGAQRHAEVGRSVRQALYLCAFTAAIGMWALFCPGPLLNWTQVPSDLQEEVRGYLNIVAFGLPASLLFRMYSTLNQSLGKPKLVTWVQVGALAVKVPLSIALVLGIPGVLPPLGLAGCAWATLAVMLMMLGLALWLLRTQDFYKPYRIWAPMESPHATTLLRFVRLGLPSGLAIGVEVTSFTLMSLFIARLGVVATASHQIVSNMTAVLYMVPLSLSIASSSRVSYWIGAGQIHRARHALRAGLGLILLLGLGLAALIGWQREAIASLYTQSPEVATLAATLLLWLMIYHVADAVQVFTVFTLRCYGITVLPLITYTVLLWGLGLAGGYEVAYGADIDLSGLPWLAPQSPIAFWQTGSLALYVTVAVLLPVLWRAAYRQPKTHTPDIA
- a CDS encoding AEC family transporter, whose translation is MNYAQLLFPDFSLILCGYLVCKYTALNRTVWEQVESLVYFFLFPVLLFHSIVRTPLDLQAASHLIMAGLVLGLSSIGLSYAIPKLPFLRKHIDTRLHAASAQVAFRFNSFIALALAERIAGPQALLLIAVLIGVCVPLFNVAAVWPMARHAQRSFGRELIRNPLILATGLGLLANIVGLHIPSWTEPTLQRIGAASLALGLMAAGAGMQFGHLMKAKSLAISLLTVRHLLTPLLACWLAAMFELDKTQTSVLLAFSALPTASSCYVLAARMGYNGAFVAGLVTLSTVLGMLSLPFALGVLR
- a CDS encoding type B 50S ribosomal protein L31, producing the protein MKEGIHPNYREICFMDMSNGFKFVTRSCASTKEMIKMEDGRELPLYKLDTTSESHPFYTGTQKSVDNMGGRVERFRNKYGKTAAK
- the glmM gene encoding phosphoglucosamine mutase — translated: MTRKYFGTDGIRGTVGQAPITPDFVLRLAHAVGRVLKQTEAHPTVLIGKDTRISGYMLESALESGFNSAGVNVVLLGPLPTPGVAYLTRAQRASLGVVISASHNPFADNGIKFFSAQGNKLSDAWELAVEAALDEAPVWADSANLGKTKRLDDAAGRYIEFCKSTFSNDLTLKGLKIVVDAAHGAAYHIAPKVFHELGAEVIAIGCSPDGLNINHEVGATHPEALVQAVKANHADFGVALDGDADRLQMVDAQGRLYNGDELLYLMADDRLANDEVLPGVVGTLMTNMAVEVALKKRGVQFVRAKVGDRYVLEELAKHQWILGGEGSGHLLALDKHTTGDGLVSALQILQTCVRSGRAMADLLKDVTLFPQTLINVRLRPGQDWQSNARMKEEVQKAEAELGDTGRVLIRASGTEPLVRVMVEARDEAQAHACAKRIADTLSA